TCCTTTTTTGTCAGGTTTTCTGTATCCAAAGATGTATGATTTTTTTCAATCAAAGCAAACTCATACATACCTGACAAAAGCGTATGTTGTATAATCTGCCTTCTGAACAAACTGTCCCTATGATTATATTTTTCAAGCAGATTATCATATATTTTAATCAAGACTTTATACTCTTCAATATCCGCTTTGAAATAGGAATTCTGGCGTGCATCAGGATAAAGGTATAAAGCATCGAATGCAGATACGAACTCGAGCGAGATTGACATATATTTCATCAAAAAATCACTACTTATTTCTTCTGGGTCGTATTGGATAATAGCTCCGGGTGAGAGTGCTATTACATCTCTTTCAGATAGAGGTATTGCTTTTAAGTTCACGTTGATACTACCTTTCCCTTTTGTACATATACCAACAAGTAAGGAATTAATCTTTACTGGATGTTCGAGGGTGATACCAATAATATCCTCACTTGTATCTGATATTGCGAAATCATTCTTAAGGTTATCATCCGCCAAATTCAAATGCGAAACCTCTAGCGTATAAATTGTTTTATGTTTCATTATCACATTATCTTTTAAGACAAATTAACCAAAAAAAATCAGTTTAACAGTCCATTATTCCAAAAATCGTACTATATGACTATATATTAGGAATGTATGACCTTTTTAATATATACCATACATCGCAACTTTGCAATGTTAAAATATTGAATTAATCGGTATGAAAATTAGAAACTACTTAGTAATCGCCTCTCTTATCCTTCTTTTCGTTACAGGCTGTAAGAACAAAGAAAAGGAAACCCAAAGTGAACAGCAGATTC
The nucleotide sequence above comes from Flavobacterium branchiarum. Encoded proteins:
- a CDS encoding helix-turn-helix domain-containing protein — its product is MKHKTIYTLEVSHLNLADDNLKNDFAISDTSEDIIGITLEHPVKINSLLVGICTKGKGSINVNLKAIPLSERDVIALSPGAIIQYDPEEISSDFLMKYMSISLEFVSAFDALYLYPDARQNSYFKADIEEYKVLIKIYDNLLEKYNHRDSLFRRQIIQHTLLSGMYEFALIEKNHTSLDTENLTKKERLVWEFYQLLFKNYRNEKDTLFYAEKLLLSTKYLSTIIKQQTGNTVTEWVFEYIIAEAKALIKSSKITIKELAEYFNYADATSFGKFFKKQVGMTPNEYRHS